From Mus musculus strain C57BL/6J chromosome 8, GRCm38.p6 C57BL/6J, a single genomic window includes:
- the A230072I06Rik gene encoding uncharacterized protein A230072I06Rik: MRGSERRVAGGRERVGLQAWLLQKKEEWCQLTSGRARTVQLGVRDTHISASSSPVLVSAEGTRGMPCMGEEASTCSGREESGKSLASTPQQLLSGPPRRLHGVRALPARQIWTDCRLSGTFRPSASSLCSSSLRSGARSKQALRQEMFLNVSSGFGVQPFSCQGSFEQRGMF; the protein is encoded by the coding sequence ATGAGAGGTAGTGAAAGGAGAGTagcgggaggcagagagagggtggGGCTGCAGGCTTGGctactccagaagaaggaagagtgGTGCCAACTCACTTCTGGGAGAGcaaggactgtgcagttgggggTAAGAGACACCCACATATCAGCTTCCTCCTCCCCAGTCCTGGTCTCCGCAGAAGGAACTAGAGGCATGCCATGCATGGGAGAGGAAGCTTCTACGTGCTCTGGTAGAGAGGAAAGTGGAAAGAGCCTAGCTAGTACACCACAGCAGCTCCTCAGCGGTCCTCCGAGAAGGCTCCACGGAGTCAGGGCTTTGCCAGCGAGACAGATCTGGACAGACTGCAGACTCTCGGGAACTTTCAGACCCTCGGCCTCTTCTTTGTGTAGTTCATCTCTGAGATCAGGGGCCAGATCGAAGCAAGCACTCAGGCAGGAAATGTTTCTGAATGTGAGTTCTGGCTTTGGCGTTCAGCCATTTTCCTGTCAAGGCAGTTTTGAACAGAGGGGGATGTTCTAG